In the Bacillota bacterium genome, GGAATGGCCGACATCAGCGCCTGCGTGTACGGGTGCAGAGGGTCGCTGAAGAGCATGGCCTTGTCAGCAAGCTCCACGACCTTGCCCAGGTACATGACGGCCACGCGGTTGCTGATGTGCTTGACCACCGACAGGTCATGGGCAATGAACAGGTAAGTCAATCCGAACTCCTTCTGCAGGTCCTGCAGCAGGTTGATGACCTGGGCCTGGATGGAAACGTCCAGCGCGGACACCGGCTCGTCGGCCACGATAAGCTTCGGGTTGACCGCCAGCGCCCGCGCGATCCCGATACGCTGCCGCTGCCCGCCGCTGAACTCGTGCGGATAGCGCCGGGCGTGCATCCCGGAGAGCCCCACGATCTCCAGCAGTTCCTTGACGCGCCGCTCCTTGGCCGGCCCCCTGGCGATCCCGTGGATGACCAGCGGCTCGCCGATGATGTCGCCGACGGTCATGCGAGGGTTCAGCGACGCGTAAGGGTCCTGGAAGATGATCTGCATCTGGCGGCGCAGCCGCCGCATGGGCTCCCGACCCAGCTTGAAGATGTTCTGCCCCCCGAAGTAGACCTCACCCCGGGTCGGCTCCAGCAGTCGCAGCACCAACCGCCCCAGCGTTGACTTGCCGCACCCGCTTTCCCCCACCAGCCCCAGCGTCTCGCCGCTGCGAATGAAGAAATCAACGCCGTCTACTGCCTTGACGGCCCCGACCTGGCGGGAGAAGATGATGCCCCGGCTGATGGGGAAGTGCTTGACAAGCCCCTTGACGTCGAGGAGTACGCCGTTGCGGGAACCGTTTCCGGAGCCGTTTCCTGTGGCGTCCGCGTTCTTAGCTGCGCCCGCTGCCAACACCGCCACGCTCCTTACTCA is a window encoding:
- a CDS encoding dipeptide ABC transporter ATP-binding protein, with translation MLAAGAAKNADATGNGSGNGSRNGVLLDVKGLVKHFPISRGIIFSRQVGAVKAVDGVDFFIRSGETLGLVGESGCGKSTLGRLVLRLLEPTRGEVYFGGQNIFKLGREPMRRLRRQMQIIFQDPYASLNPRMTVGDIIGEPLVIHGIARGPAKERRVKELLEIVGLSGMHARRYPHEFSGGQRQRIGIARALAVNPKLIVADEPVSALDVSIQAQVINLLQDLQKEFGLTYLFIAHDLSVVKHISNRVAVMYLGKVVELADKAMLFSDPLHPYTQALMSAIPIPDPTTKRERIILQGDVPSPINPPSGCRFHTRCPLAEEICRVQEPPFIDIGNHHFVACHLVKPGAIQTRDLAKLVAQLRPPERVA